One genomic region from Halobacteriovorax sp. HLS encodes:
- a CDS encoding EI24 domain-containing protein: MKQPIKTFSQTFTIFKKDKLIILLSMVPVLIGLAFYYYVGSFFYGDLLKLGNEFVKANVSSEGLGSVLSWLLTGFLTIALFFLVNWTFVLFVSIIASPFNDLISGRVERQILSLPANSLDSERFFSKFFKIIFNEAKKIALILFLSIVAFITGLFLPPLGFAISALLLSVSFLDYAWSRKDLSFGECVTNVRSSFFTYLITGCAFMALISIPIVNLFVLPFAVVYYSALYYSKIQLEKA; this comes from the coding sequence ATTTACCATTTTTAAAAAAGATAAGCTTATCATTCTCTTGTCTATGGTACCCGTTCTTATTGGTTTGGCATTTTACTATTACGTTGGAAGTTTTTTTTACGGAGATCTTCTAAAACTAGGAAATGAATTTGTTAAAGCTAATGTTTCTAGTGAAGGACTGGGCAGTGTTCTTTCTTGGCTCTTGACTGGTTTTTTAACAATAGCACTCTTTTTCTTGGTTAACTGGACCTTTGTACTCTTTGTATCAATTATCGCATCTCCATTTAATGATCTAATTTCTGGTCGAGTTGAGAGGCAAATTTTAAGCCTACCTGCAAATTCTCTTGATAGTGAGAGATTCTTCTCTAAATTTTTTAAAATAATTTTCAATGAAGCTAAGAAGATCGCACTGATATTATTCTTAAGTATTGTTGCATTTATAACCGGCCTATTTCTTCCTCCGTTAGGTTTTGCCATTTCTGCATTACTTCTTTCAGTTTCTTTTTTAGATTACGCTTGGTCTAGAAAAGATTTAAGCTTTGGAGAGTGTGTAACAAATGTTAGAAGTTCATTCTTTACTTATTTAATTACGGGTTGTGCCTTTATGGCCTTGATTTCAATACCGATAGTAAATTTATTTGTACTTCCTTTTGCTGTTGTTTATTACTCAGCTTTATATTATTCAAAAATTCAGCTAGAGAAAGCTTAA
- a CDS encoding glycosyltransferase family 9 protein — protein sequence MHKILVQSPRTKDEIILSFPFFIKLKEKYPESRIYVIVDSGLEEILELLPFKVEIYPLPQKLNTVAGIHKFAVNVKDIFNIELFFDLALDHKGALTGFSFRARKRIGPLEGVKKFLYTDKIEPRSATTSLDEYFVELLNKSLEEPVEDFFFSVPDLTQNENVINLFSEDKVDFFLLRNTALSFDFWKDILMLMDKGRVVIWDQNNIEQWHMLKSSGNLKVELIIQGEVSGLSFLRDLVIKSEFVLTDDICFAQSTYFYEKRSFLFANEEVQFSNTKYFSNVENIILLENEDPISLMTFGQKKELTVPSQVVDYIYETMNI from the coding sequence ATGCATAAGATACTTGTTCAATCTCCGCGTACTAAAGATGAAATTATTTTATCTTTTCCATTCTTTATCAAATTAAAAGAGAAGTACCCTGAGTCTAGGATTTATGTGATTGTCGATTCTGGGCTTGAGGAAATACTTGAGTTATTACCTTTTAAAGTCGAGATTTACCCACTTCCGCAAAAATTGAATACAGTTGCTGGTATTCATAAATTTGCAGTTAATGTAAAAGATATTTTTAATATCGAACTTTTCTTCGATCTCGCCCTTGATCATAAAGGAGCTCTTACAGGTTTTTCTTTTAGGGCCAGAAAGAGAATAGGTCCGCTAGAGGGAGTAAAGAAGTTTCTCTATACTGACAAAATTGAACCTCGATCAGCGACAACATCTTTAGATGAATACTTTGTTGAATTGTTGAATAAATCTCTTGAAGAGCCTGTTGAAGATTTCTTTTTCTCTGTTCCTGATCTCACTCAAAATGAAAATGTAATAAATCTTTTTAGTGAGGATAAAGTTGATTTCTTTTTACTGAGAAACACTGCTTTAAGTTTTGATTTTTGGAAAGATATTCTTATGCTCATGGACAAGGGGAGAGTTGTCATTTGGGATCAAAATAATATTGAGCAGTGGCATATGTTAAAGTCCAGTGGAAATCTTAAAGTAGAGCTTATCATTCAAGGAGAGGTCTCGGGACTTTCGTTTTTAAGAGATCTTGTTATTAAGTCTGAGTTTGTATTAACAGATGATATTTGCTTTGCTCAATCTACTTACTTCTATGAAAAGAGATCTTTCCTCTTTGCTAATGAAGAAGTTCAATTTTCGAATACGAAGTATTTTTCCAATGTTGAAAATATCATTCTGCTAGAAAATGAAGATCCAATTAGTTTAATGACTTTTGGACAAA